The following is a genomic window from Streptosporangiales bacterium.
CATAGCGCATCGCGTCGTAGCGGGCCAGGTTGCTCGACACCTCGCTCGGGTTGATCAGGTAGTAGGCGTCGAGCGCGTGCTCGAAGTGGGGGCAGGACACCTCCACGATCTCGGCGCCGAGATCGGCGAGCAGGTCGACACCCTCGCGGAACCGCTGCTCGACGCCGTCCTGGTAGCCGTCACCGGACAGCTCGCGGACGACCCCTACGCGCAGGCCAGCGACGTCGGCCCGCCGCGCCGCCTCGACGACGGGTGGGACGGGCGCGTCGATCGACGTGGAGTCGAGCGGGTCGTGCCCGGCGATCGCCGCGTGCAGCAGTGCGGCGTCGAGCACGGTGCGCGCCAGCGGCCCGGCCTGGTCGAGGCTCGACGAGAACGCGACGAGGCCATACCTCGACACCCCGCCGTACGTGGGCTTGACGCCGACGATGCCGCAGACCGCCGCCGGCTGCCTGATCGACCCGCCGGTGTCGGTGCCGATGGCGAGCGGTGCCTCGTACGCGGCGACCGCGGCGCTCGATCCACCGGACGAGCCGCCGGGGATGCGCTCGAGGTCCCACGGGTTGCGCGTGGGCCCGTAGGCGGAGTTCTCCGTCGACGACCCCATGGCGAACTCGTCCATGTTGGTCTTGCCGAGCACGACGACGTCGGCCTCTCGCAGCCGGGCCGTGACCGTGGCGTCGTACGGCGGCTTCCAGCCCTCGAGGATGCGCGAGCCGCAGGTGGTGGGGGCGCCCCGCATGGTGAGGACGTCCTTGAGCGCGAGCGGCACGCCGGCCAGCGGCCCGAGCGTCTCGCCGGACGCGCGCTTCTCGTCGACCCGCGCGGCGTCGGCGAGCGCGCGCTCGGAGTCGAGGTGCAGGAACGCGTGCAGCTTCTCGTCGACCGCGGCGATGCGCTCCAGGTGCGCCTGCGCCACCTCGACGGCGGACGTCTCGCCGGAGGCGATGGCCGCGGCGGTGTCGGCGGCGGTGAGCCTGGTGAGGGACGTCATGCTTCCTCCCCCAGGATGCGCGGGACACGGAAGCGTCCGTCCTCGACGGCGGGCGCGACGGACAGGACGTCGTCGGGACGCAGGCAGGGACGCGGCTCGTCGGCGCGGAACACGTTGGTGAGCGGCACCGAGTGGGAGGTCGGCGGGATGTCGTCGGCGGCGACCTCGCCGACCTTGGCGACAGAGGTCAGGATCGCGTCGAGCTGTGGCGCCAGGTGATCGAGCTCGTCGTCGGTGAGCGCGATCCGCGCCATGTGCGCGAGACGCGCGACGTCGTCGCGGGTGAGTGCGGGCATGCCGGCAAGTGTAGGACCGCCAGGCGCGGGCTCACCGTTGCGTCCGAGGAAGTGGTGGCCATGGCGACCAGTTCCTCGGACGCAACGGCAAGGGCGACTACGACCGGCGGCGGGTGAGGCGACGGCGGTAGGTCGGGCGGAGCACCTGGCGGCCGCCGACGACGTGGGCGTGGGCGACCTCGAACGACGCGTCGCGTCCGTTGAGGACGACGGTCATCACGCCGTTGTCGAACCACGGACCGTAGCGCATCCTCCAGTCGACGCCCGCGGGCGGCACCCGTGCGGTGCCGGCGAGGCGCGCGGTGAGCCTGGCCATCCGCTCGGTGCCCGCGATCCTGTTCGCGAGCTTCAGCGGCACGTTCAGCGGGTTGCGGAACGGCGACATCGTCAGCTGGTGGACCGCGATCCGCTCGGGATCGACGCCCGGCACCCGCGCCTCCGCCGTGTAGGAGCAGTGCACGTCACCGGACAGCAGCAGCGCGCTCGCCGGCGGGTCGGGCACGGCGGCGACGCGGACGAGCAGGTCGGCCATCTGGTCGAACGACTGCCGGAACGCCGCCCAGTGCTCGAGGTCGACCTTCTGCCTGACCAGCTCGGCGACGTGCCCGACCCGCGGTCCCCAGGCGCCCTCGGCGACCGCTTCGTTCCACGACTCGACGTGGTGGATGCCGGGTGGCAGCAGGTACGGCAGCGTCGACCCGATCAGCAGATGGTCGATCCGCTCGCCCTCGCGCGGGACGAGTGCGTGCTCGGTGACCCACTTCCACTCGTCGTCGTCGACCATCACCCGGTGGCTGTCGAACCGGCGCGAGCACCTGCTGTCGACCGCGACCATCCTGATGCCGAGCCGGCCGTTGCCGAAGTCGCGGTAGAAGCTCCACCGGGTCGACTCGGGCTCCGCGTCGGCCCGCCACGCGAAGTCGTCGAGCAGGCGGGTGCGCTCGTCGTCGTCGGTCACCGTGCGGACCATCCGGTACGTCTCGTCGTCGGCGAGCTGCTCCGGCGAGAGGTTGCCGAGGTGCTGGTACACCCAGTACGACCCGAAGCCGCCGACGACCCGGTCACGCCACCACGGTTGGGCCGTGACGTACTGACGCCAGGCCGCGGAGGTGTTCCAGTCGTCGCGCAGGTCGTGGTCGTCGAGGAGCATGCAGCTCGGCACCGTCGAGAGCAGCCACCGGACGGCCGGGGTGTTCCAGCTCTCGTGGTACAGCCAGGTGTACTCCTCGAAGTCGCGGATCTCGGTGCCGAGCCCGTCGTCGATGCCCTTGTGCAGGACCTTCAACCGGCGGTGCAGCTTCGCCGACGGCATGTCCGCGTAGACCTGGTCGCCGGCGAGGAACAGCGCGTCGGGCCACTGCTCGTACGGCAGGTCGCGCATCCGCCTGGCCAGCGCGACGAGGGCGTCCGCGCCGTACCTGCGCAGTCCGCGCCGGTCGAACGGGGCCACCCGCCGGCAGGAGCCGAACGCGAGCCGGAACGTCTCGTCGGTGCGGAACGTGCGGATGACGCTCGGCGGGAACGGCGAACGCGGCAGCGGCCAGGCCCGCTCGCCGTCGAGGCGCACCTCGTACGGCGTCTCGCCGCCCGGCGCCAGCCCTTCGAGCACCAGCAGCGCGTAGTGGTGGCGGTGGACGGTCCAGGTGGGCTCGCGTACGCCGAGCACCTCGACGGTGCACGGCCGGTCGGTCTCGACCCAGATCGTCGCGCGGCTCTCGTCGACGTACCGCAGCAGCGGCCCGACGAGCAGGCGTGGTGTCACGGTGCTCAGGTGGCTGCGGGGGTCGGCATGCGCCGACGTTAGCACCGTGGGACGACTGGTCGCCGAGGGTCAGCCGGCCGGCTCCCCGGTGTAGAGCGCGCGTGGACGCAGCGGGGTATCACGCGCGTACTCCTCCATCGCGTGCGCCAGCCAACCGGCGGTACGCGCGACGGCGAACACGGCCTCCCCCGCCCCCGGCACCATGCCGGCGACAGAGGTGACGGCGGCGAGCGCGAGGTCGATGTTCGGCTCGGGGAGTCGCCGGGCGCGGGCCTCCGCCAGCACCGCGTCGGCCGCGGCGAGCCGGTCGTGCCCTGGCGCCGCCTCCCTGAGCAGGTCGAGCAGCAGCCGCCCGCGCCCGTCGCCCTCCTTGTACACGACATGGCCGAGGCCCGAGATCCGCTCGCCGTGCCGCAACCGCTCGCCGATCACCCGCGCCGCGTCGCCCGGCTCGCGCATCGCGGCGAGCATCCGCTCGGCACCGAACGACGCACCGCCGTGCAGCGGTCCGCCGAGCGCGCCGAGGCCGGTGGAGACGACGGCGTACGGGTCCGCGCGGACGGACGCCGCCACCCGCGCGGCGAGGGTCGACGGGGCCAGCTCGTGGTCGGCGAGCACGACGAGCGCGGCCCCGAGCACGCGCAACAGCCCTGCCGGCGGGGGCTCCGGGCACAGCCGGCGCCACAGCCGCGCCGCGAGCGGCGCGCCGGGCGCGTCCTCGACATCGGCTACCAGGGGAAGGGCGTCGACCATGCCGGCGATCAGCGACCGCCCGGTGGCCGCGACCGCGGCGGGATCGAGGTGAAACCGCACGGGGTCGGTGGCCGCCAGGGTGGCCACGACGATCTGCAGCCGGTCGAGCGGCAGGACGTGCACCGGCAGTCCCGACTGCGCCGCCCACGCCGCGGCCACCCGGGCCGGGTCGGACACCCAGGCTGGCCTCTCGGCGGGGAACGCGCCGGTCCACAGCCACTCCGCGACCGTCTCGAAGTCGTGCACGCCGGCCAGGTCGAGGGCGTCGCGCCCGCGGTAGTACGGCCGGTCGTCGCCGAGCCTGGTGAGCTGCGAGCCGATGACCAGCTCGCCCGACCCGGGCTGCCGCCGCGGGCGTCCGCGGCGGGCGAGCTCCTCGACCTCGGCCGCGTTGTAGAGACTCCGCCGGCCGTCGTCCGCACGGCGCCTGCGCAGCACGCCCCGGCTGACGTAGGCGTACAACGTGGCGGGTCTCACACCGAGCCGCTCGGCCGCCGCCGCGGCGTCGATCCAGCTCGCCATCTGCGCCTCCGTTCCCTCGTCGACATTGATTTTCGTCAATATTGAACACAACTCGATCACGTGTCAACCTGAGGCCCCACCCGCGGAGACCAGGGAGGCACCCGTGCCGACGATCCACTTCCTCGACGTCACCAACAGG
Proteins encoded in this region:
- the gatA gene encoding Asp-tRNA(Asn)/Glu-tRNA(Gln) amidotransferase subunit GatA, with product MTSLTRLTAADTAAAIASGETSAVEVAQAHLERIAAVDEKLHAFLHLDSERALADAARVDEKRASGETLGPLAGVPLALKDVLTMRGAPTTCGSRILEGWKPPYDATVTARLREADVVVLGKTNMDEFAMGSSTENSAYGPTRNPWDLERIPGGSSGGSSAAVAAYEAPLAIGTDTGGSIRQPAAVCGIVGVKPTYGGVSRYGLVAFSSSLDQAGPLARTVLDAALLHAAIAGHDPLDSTSIDAPVPPVVEAARRADVAGLRVGVVRELSGDGYQDGVEQRFREGVDLLADLGAEIVEVSCPHFEHALDAYYLINPSEVSSNLARYDAMRYGLRVGDDGTRSAEEVMALTRQAGFGAEVKRRVMIGTYALSSGYYDAYYGQAQKVRTLVTRDFASAYEQVDVLVSPTTPTTAFRIGERVDDPMAMYLADVAAVPSNLAGTPALSLPCGLAPEDGLPVGLQVMAPALADDRVYRVGAALEAALLDRWGHPLLDEGATL
- the gatC gene encoding Asp-tRNA(Asn)/Glu-tRNA(Gln) amidotransferase subunit GatC, whose product is MPALTRDDVARLAHMARIALTDDELDHLAPQLDAILTSVAKVGEVAADDIPPTSHSVPLTNVFRADEPRPCLRPDDVLSVAPAVEDGRFRVPRILGEEA
- a CDS encoding alkaline phosphatase family protein, whose amino-acid sequence is MSTVTPRLLVGPLLRYVDESRATIWVETDRPCTVEVLGVREPTWTVHRHHYALLVLEGLAPGGETPYEVRLDGERAWPLPRSPFPPSVIRTFRTDETFRLAFGSCRRVAPFDRRGLRRYGADALVALARRMRDLPYEQWPDALFLAGDQVYADMPSAKLHRRLKVLHKGIDDGLGTEIRDFEEYTWLYHESWNTPAVRWLLSTVPSCMLLDDHDLRDDWNTSAAWRQYVTAQPWWRDRVVGGFGSYWVYQHLGNLSPEQLADDETYRMVRTVTDDDERTRLLDDFAWRADAEPESTRWSFYRDFGNGRLGIRMVAVDSRCSRRFDSHRVMVDDDEWKWVTEHALVPREGERIDHLLIGSTLPYLLPPGIHHVESWNEAVAEGAWGPRVGHVAELVRQKVDLEHWAAFRQSFDQMADLLVRVAAVPDPPASALLLSGDVHCSYTAEARVPGVDPERIAVHQLTMSPFRNPLNVPLKLANRIAGTERMARLTARLAGTARVPPAGVDWRMRYGPWFDNGVMTVVLNGRDASFEVAHAHVVGGRQVLRPTYRRRLTRRRS